The genomic DNA TTTAAAAACTATCTAAATCATTATACTAATAAAAAATAATTAACACTAAAAATAAACATACAAAAATAAAATTAACTTTCAATAAACATACAAAACTATAAATATTGTAAAACACATTTTACGAAACAAAAAAAGAAATTTCAAAATTAATTACTTATCCTACGACTGTCATTCAAATCAGCATTTAGTAATTCAGTTAAATTAGCAGAAGCTTCATCAACAGTTATTTTCGAAGATTCATTCTGAAGATTATCATTACAAAGATTACGACGATATTTTGCACGACCTTGATGATAAGAATAACCTGTCCCAGCAGGTATTAATCGACCAACGATGACATTCTCCTTTAAACCACGCAAATCATCGCGCTTTCCGGATACAGAAGCTTCCGTTAACACACGAGTGGTTTCTTGAAACGAAGCAGCAGATATAAACGACTCAGTCGCTAATGAAGCCTTAGTTATCCCTAACAAATTACGCACAAACGTTATTTTCACTTTTCCATCACGACTCAAACGGCGATTTATCATTTTAATACGAGCATATTCTACTTGTTCACCTTCTAAAAATTCTGAATCACCAGGATCAGTGATCGTAGCCTTACGCAACATTTGACGTATAATAACCTCAATATGCTTATCATTAATTTTAACACCTTGCAAACGATAAACATCTTGTACTTCATTAACAATATAATTAGTAACTGCGTGCACTCCTCGTAAACGCAAAATATCATGAGGCGATTCTGGTCCATCTGAAATAACATCACCACACTCTACATGTTCTCCTTCAAAAACATTAAGTTGACGCCATTTTGGAATCATTTCTTCATATGTATCAATAGTACTATTAATATCTTCTTCTAATGATGAAATAATTAAACGATGCTTACCTTTTGTTTCCTTTCCAAAAGATACGATACCACTAATTTCTGCTAAAATGGCCGGTTCCTTAGGACGACGAGCTTCAAAAAGATCGGCAACACGTGGCAAACCACCAGTAATATCTCTAGTCCCAATACTTTCGTGAGGAACTCGTGCTAAAATATCTCCAGCAGTAACTTTAACCCCATCTAACAACTGTACAATAGCCCTACCAGGTAAAAAATACTGAGCAGGAATATCAGTTCCAGGAACTAAAATATCATCACCTTGCTCATCAACTATTTTCAAAGCAGGACGTAAATCTTTACCACTACCACCGCTTATTTTTTCAGATGCATCTAAAATCACCATAGAAGATAAACCAGTTAATTCATCCGTTTGACGCATAATAGTCTGACCAACAATCATATCCAAAAAACGAACAAAACCAGTAACCTCCGTAATAATTGGCATAGTATGAGGATCCCAATACACTACTATCTCACCACTAATAATTTTCTCACCATCACCTTTTTCCATAATTGCACCATATGGTACTTTATAACTTTCTTTAGTTTTAAAAAATTCATCAACCACTTTAAATTCTGTATTACGAGAGACAATTACTAACTTACCATTATCATTAACAATAAACTTAACATTGCTTAAACGAATCCTACCAGAATGTTTTACTTGAATACTTGATTCTGTAGCTAATCGAAATGCTGCCCCACCGATATGAAAAGTCCGCATTGTCAATTGCGTGCCAGGTTCTCCAATTGATTGAGCGGCTATAACACCAATAGCTTCTCCTCTATTGACAAGCTGTCCACGAGCCAAATCACGGCCATAACAATATGCACATACCCCAAAATCAGTGTCACATGTAACAACAGAACGCACTTTCACAAAATCTACTGCATGTTCCTCTAAAAGGTCACATAATTGCTCATTCAGTAAAGTGTTACGTTTAATTAAAATATCTTGTGAAGTTTTAAAATTATATGCAGTCAAAACATCCTCTGCTGTCACACGACCCAACACTCGTTCACGTAAAGTCTCTTGTACATCTCCTCCTTCAATAACTGAACTCATTACAATACCAGATGAAGTACCACAATCATCTTCAGTAACCACTAAATCCTGTGCAACATCAACTAAACGCCTAGTTAAATATCCAGAGTTAGCAGTTTTTAAAGCAGTATCAGCTAATCCTTTTCGAGCGCCATGAGTAGAAATAAAATATTGAAGAACATTTAAACCCTCACGAAAATTAGCAGTAATCGGGGTCTCAATAATTGAACCATCTGGCTTGGCCATTAAACCTCGCATACCAGCCAACTGACGAATTTGTGCCGCCGAACCTCTTGCTCCTGAATCTGCCATCATAAAAATATTATTAAATGATACTTGAGTCACCTCTTGACCGTATCTATCAGTAACATATTCAATTGACAAATTATCCATCATAGCTTTAGCTACTCGCTCGTTCGCAGTAGCCCAAATATCAATAACTTTATTATAACGCTCTCCTAAAGTAACTAAACCAGACTGAAATTGATCCTGAATTTCAGCCACTTCAGATTCTGCTGCATTTATAATATCAACTTTCTTATCAGGAATAACCATATCATCAATACCAACAGACACTCCAGAACGTGCAGCATAAGCAAAACCAATATACATAATTTGATCAGCAAACAAAACTGTCGCTTGCAATCCTAATACACGATAACAGGTGTTTAACATTTTAGATATCGATTTCTTACCTAATACTTTATTTATTAAAGAAAACTGTAATCCTTTAGGTACAATCATCCAAAAAATTGCACGACCAATAGTCGTGTCGACAATCTTCGTATTAGGTAATAACTCACCATTATCACCAATAATATACTCAGTAATACGAACTTTCACTCGCGCATGTAATGATGCTATTCCTAAACAATATACTTTCTCTGCTTCTTGCGGACTACTTAATATCATATTCTCACCAGAAACATTTATACGATCACGAGTCATATAATATAAACCTAATACAACATCTTGAGATGGAACAATAATTGGTTCACCATTAGCTGGCGATAAAATATTATTAGTAGACATCATTAACGAACGAGCCTCTAATTGAGCCTCAGATGTTAGTGGAACATGTACTGCCATTTGATCACCATCAAAATCAGCATTGTATGCTGCGCATACTAAAGGATGTAATTGAATAGCTTTACCTTCAATTAATATTGGTTCAAACGCCTGAATACCCAATCTATGTAAAGTCGGCGCACGATTTAACATTACAGGATGCTGATGAATTACTTCATCTAAAATATCCCATACTATTGATTCTTCACGTTCTACCATTTTTTTAGCAGATTTGATTGTTGTTGCAAATCCATTTGACTCTAATTTACCATAAATAAACGGCTTAAATAATTCAAGTGCCATTTTTTTTGGCAATCCACATTGATGTAAACGTAAATATGGACCAACAGTAATTACCGAACGACCAGAATAATCAACACGTTTACCCAACAAATTTTGACGAAATCGACCTTGCTTACCCTTAATCATATCGGCTAATGATTTTAACGGACGCTTATTTGAACCAAGAATAGCACGACCCCGACGACCATTATCTAACAATGCATCAACTGATTCTTGAAGCATACGTTTTTCATTTCTAACGATAATATCAGGAGCAGTTAAATCCAATAACCGCTTCAATCTGTTATTACGATTAATAACACGACGATACAAATCATTTAAATCAGAAGTAGCAAATCGACCACCATCTAAAGGCACCAAAGGACGCAAATCAGGAGGAAGTACTGGAAGAACATTTAAAATCATCCATTCAGGTTTATTTTCTGACTGCATAAAAGATTCAATCAGTTTTATCCGTTTTGTCAATTTTTTTCGTTTAGTATCAGAATGAGCATCTTCTAATTCATCACGTAATTCCCGACATGTAGTCTCTAAATTCATGCTTTTTAACAAATCCTGAATCGCTTCAGCACCCATTTTTGCTTCAAATTCATCACCAAACTCTTCTAACGCATCAAGATATTGTTCTTCAGTCAGAATTTGACAACGTTCGAGATGAGTCATTCCACTTTCAACAACTACATATGATTCAAAATATAATACACGTTCTATATCACGAAGCGGCATGTCTAACAATAAACCAATACGAGAAGGCAAAGATTTTAAAAACCAAATATGAGCTGTCGGAGAAGCTAATTCAATATGACCCATACGATCACGACGAACTTTTGTTTGAGTGACTTCAACCCCGCATTTTTCACACACCACACCTCTATGTTTAAGACGTTTATATTTTCCACATAAACACTCATAATCCTTGATTGGACCAAAAATTCTCGCACAAAACAAACCATCACGTTCTGGTTTAAAAGTACGATAATTAATTGTTTCTGGCTTTTTCACTTCACCAAATGACCAAGAACGAATTACATCTGGAGAAGCTAAAGAAATTTTAATCGCATCAAATTCTTCTGTACTAACCCGCTGAGACTGTACAAAATTCAACAAATCTTTCACTCACAAACCCCCATTATCATAAAAAACCATCTCATAATTATGACAATTATCTAAATACTATCACAATTCTCAAACAATAACATAGACACATCATATAAAACATTTTACAATAAAAAATTATTTTCTTATTCTTCTAACTCAATATTAATACCTAATGAGCGAATCTCTTTCAATAATACATTAAAAGACTCAGGCATACCTGGCTGCATCGAATGATGACCATCAATTATATTTTTGTACATTTTTGTTCGACCACTAACATCATCTGATTTAACAGTAAGCATCTCTTGTAAAGTATATGATGCACCATAGGCTTCCAATGCCCACACCTCCATCTCTCCAAAACGCTGTCCACCAAATTGAGCTTTACCTCCTAAAGGTTGCTGAGTAACTAAACTATAAGAACCGGTAGAACGAGCATGCATCTTGTCATCAACCAAATGATTTAATTTCAACATGTACATATAACCTACAGTGACTTTTTGTTCAAACTTCTCTCCAGTACAACCATCAAATAAAGTAATTTGACCAGATAATGGCAAATCAGCCAATTCCAATATTGATTTGATTTCTTGCTCTGTTGTTCCATCAAACACAGGCGTAGCTATTGGTAATCCCTGTTTTAAGTTTTTAGCTAACAGTAATACTTCCTGATCAGAAAAAGTACTAATATCCACATTTTGACGTACATTATCACCTAAATTATATGCTCTCTGAATAAAACTTCGTAACTTACTTACTTCCATATGCTGTTTTAAAATAGAATTTATCTTATTACCTATGCCTTTAGCTGCAAGACCAAGATGGGTCTCCAAAATTTGACCAATATTCATACGAGATGGAACGCCAAGAGGATTTAAAACAATATCCACGGGAATACCATTTTCATCATAAGGCATATCCTCAATTGGATTGATTTTAGAAATAACACCTTTATTACCATGCCTTCCAGCCATTTTGTCCCCTGGTTGTATTTGTCGTTTTACTGCCAAATACACTTTAACAATTTTTAATATCCCAGGCGATAAATCATCTCCTTGTGTAATTTTTCTATGCTTACCTTCTAATTTTCTTTTAAATGTACTTTGTAAATCAGCATATTGTTTAAACAATTGAGACAGCTCATGTTGTCTATCTTTATCCAATAAACAAATATTTAACCACTCACGCCGATCCATATTACACAATAGATTAATCTCTATTCCAGAATCAACTAATACAGTATAAATACGATCAAATAATGCTGCCTCAAAAATATAAAGCTCCTCACTCAAATCTTTTTTTATTTGCTGTAAATGCATCGCTTCAATTTCTAACGTACGCTTATCTTTTACAACACCATCTCTAGTAAATATCTGTACATCAATCACCGTTCCTGATACTCCATTTGGGACACGCAATGAAGAATCTTTTACGTCAGAAGCTTTTTCTCCAAAAATAGCACGTAATAACTTTTCTTCTGGAGTTAATTGTGTTTCACCCTTTGGAGTCACTTTACCTACAAGGATATCACCACCAATAACCTCAGCTCCAATATAAACTACACCAGATTCATCAAGTTTTGATAATGCTGCCTCTCCAACATTAGGAATATCGGCAGTAATTTCCTCAGCTCCTAATTTGGTATCACGAGATATACAAGATAATTCTTGAATATGTATACTAGTAAAACGATCTTCACGTACAACACATTCCGAAACCAGCATGGAATCCTCAAAATTATAACCGTTCCACGGCATAAAAGCGATTCGCATATTCTGTCCTAATGCTAATTCACCTAAATCAGTTGCTGAACTATCTGCTAAAACATCCCCACGTTCTACTATTTCATTAAGAACAACACAGGGCCTTTGGTTAATACATGTATTTTGATTAGACCGAACATATTTCGCAAGATTATAAATATCAATACCAGCTTCACCAGGACACATTTCATGAACATGCACATTAACAATAATACGAGATGCATCCACATATCGAACAACACCCCCCCGTTTAGCAACAACAGTGACCCCTGAATCGACTGCTACAGCACGTTCCATCCCAGTCCCCACCAAGGGCTTTTCATTACGCAAAACAGGAACAGCCTGACGTTGCATATTTGCCCCCATAAGAGCCCTGTTGGCATCATCATGCTCAAGAAACGGAATAAGTGAAGCCGCAACAGAAACAATTTGCTGCGCTGATACATCCATATAATCAATTCGATCACAATGAAACAAACTTGATTCTCCTTTATAACGACAAATCACCAAATCATCAACAAACCTCCCAGATTGGTCAAGATTAGTATTTGCTTGAGCAATAACAAAATCCCCCTCTTCTATGGCCGATAAATAATGAATTTCATCAGTAACTATAGCATTTTTAACTCGACTATACGGAGTTTCTAAAAATCCATATTCATTCGCGCGAGCATACACAGATAAAGAATTAATTAAACCAATATTCGGTCCTTCCGGAGTTTCAATAGGACACACCCTCCCATAATGAGTTGGATGTACATCACGCACTTCGAAACCAGCTCGTTCTCTAGTTAAACCACCCGGCCCCAATGCAGAAATACGACGCTTGTGAGTAATTTCTGATAATGGATTATTCTGATCCATAAATTGAGATAACTGACTCGACCCAAAAAATTCTTTTATTGCAGCAGAAATCGGCTTAGCATTAATCATATCTTGAGGCATCAAATTATCTAAATCCCCTAATGATAAACGCTCCCTAACTGCACGTTCAACACGTACCAATCCAATACGAAATTGATTTTCTACCATTTCCCCTACAGAACGAACACGACGATTTCCTAAATGATCAATATCATCAATCTCACCTTTACCATTTCTTATATCAATGAGTTTTTTTATAACATCAATAATATCTGACGCACTCAAAACACCAGAACCTGCGATGCTGGACCGCTGTAACGAACGATTAAATTTCATTCTACCTACCGATGAAAGATCATAACGCTCTTCTACAAAAAATAAATTTTCAAACAATTGTTCAGCAGCCTCACGCGTAGGAGGTTCTCCAGGTCTCATTACACGATAAATTTCTACTAACGCACTTAATCTATCATTCGTGGGATCAATACGTAATGTCTTAGAAATATAATCTCCATAATCTAAATCATTAGTAAATAGCGTTTCTATACAATTATAACCTGCTTGAACTAATACATTTAATACATCTAACGTCACCACCGTATTCGCAGGAACAAGAACCTCTCCAGTACATGGATCAACATAATCTCTTATAACAATTTTGTTAACTATATAATCATTAGGAACTATAATTTTTCTAACAGAATCCGTATTTAATGCACGAATATGACGAGCAGTAATCCGTCTACCTTTTTCAACATAAAGCACACCATTTGACCGAATATCAAATAAAGCAGTTTCACCCCGTAATCGTTCAGGTATTAAATTCATCATTAACACTCCTTTATGAATTTCATACACCACTTTGCTAAAAAATATATCTAAAATTTGAGCACTACTATAATTCAAAGCATGCAAAACTACAGTCGCAGGTAATTTTCTTCTTCTATCTATACGAATAAATAAACTATCTTTAAGATCAAACTCAAAATCTAACCAAGATCCACGATATGGTATAATACGTGCACTATACAACACTTTACCTGATGAATGCGTTTTACCCTTATCGCTATCAAAAAAAACACCAGGACTTCTGTGTAATTGCGATACTATTACACGTTCAGTGCCATTAATAATAAAAGTAGCATTATCAGTCATTAATGGTATTTCACCCATATAAACTTCTTGATCTTTAATACTTTTCACATCACAAAAACCTTCACGCTCATAAATAACTAAACGTAATTTTACACGCAAAGGA from Blochmannia endosymbiont of Polyrhachis (Hedomyrma) turneri includes the following:
- the rpoB gene encoding DNA-directed RNA polymerase subunit beta — translated: MVYSHTEKKRIRKNFGKRPQVLEIPYLLAIQVDSFQKFIHFDSNGQCGLESVFRSVFPIRSYNVHSELQYIGYRLGEPIFDVKECQIRGMTFSAPLRVKLRLVIYEREGFCDVKSIKDQEVYMGEIPLMTDNATFIINGTERVIVSQLHRSPGVFFDSDKGKTHSSGKVLYSARIIPYRGSWLDFEFDLKDSLFIRIDRRRKLPATVVLHALNYSSAQILDIFFSKVVYEIHKGVLMMNLIPERLRGETALFDIRSNGVLYVEKGRRITARHIRALNTDSVRKIIVPNDYIVNKIVIRDYVDPCTGEVLVPANTVVTLDVLNVLVQAGYNCIETLFTNDLDYGDYISKTLRIDPTNDRLSALVEIYRVMRPGEPPTREAAEQLFENLFFVEERYDLSSVGRMKFNRSLQRSSIAGSGVLSASDIIDVIKKLIDIRNGKGEIDDIDHLGNRRVRSVGEMVENQFRIGLVRVERAVRERLSLGDLDNLMPQDMINAKPISAAIKEFFGSSQLSQFMDQNNPLSEITHKRRISALGPGGLTRERAGFEVRDVHPTHYGRVCPIETPEGPNIGLINSLSVYARANEYGFLETPYSRVKNAIVTDEIHYLSAIEEGDFVIAQANTNLDQSGRFVDDLVICRYKGESSLFHCDRIDYMDVSAQQIVSVAASLIPFLEHDDANRALMGANMQRQAVPVLRNEKPLVGTGMERAVAVDSGVTVVAKRGGVVRYVDASRIIVNVHVHEMCPGEAGIDIYNLAKYVRSNQNTCINQRPCVVLNEIVERGDVLADSSATDLGELALGQNMRIAFMPWNGYNFEDSMLVSECVVREDRFTSIHIQELSCISRDTKLGAEEITADIPNVGEAALSKLDESGVVYIGAEVIGGDILVGKVTPKGETQLTPEEKLLRAIFGEKASDVKDSSLRVPNGVSGTVIDVQIFTRDGVVKDKRTLEIEAMHLQQIKKDLSEELYIFEAALFDRIYTVLVDSGIEINLLCNMDRREWLNICLLDKDRQHELSQLFKQYADLQSTFKRKLEGKHRKITQGDDLSPGILKIVKVYLAVKRQIQPGDKMAGRHGNKGVISKINPIEDMPYDENGIPVDIVLNPLGVPSRMNIGQILETHLGLAAKGIGNKINSILKQHMEVSKLRSFIQRAYNLGDNVRQNVDISTFSDQEVLLLAKNLKQGLPIATPVFDGTTEQEIKSILELADLPLSGQITLFDGCTGEKFEQKVTVGYMYMLKLNHLVDDKMHARSTGSYSLVTQQPLGGKAQFGGQRFGEMEVWALEAYGASYTLQEMLTVKSDDVSGRTKMYKNIIDGHHSMQPGMPESFNVLLKEIRSLGINIELEE
- the rpoC gene encoding DNA-directed RNA polymerase subunit beta' produces the protein MKDLLNFVQSQRVSTEEFDAIKISLASPDVIRSWSFGEVKKPETINYRTFKPERDGLFCARIFGPIKDYECLCGKYKRLKHRGVVCEKCGVEVTQTKVRRDRMGHIELASPTAHIWFLKSLPSRIGLLLDMPLRDIERVLYFESYVVVESGMTHLERCQILTEEQYLDALEEFGDEFEAKMGAEAIQDLLKSMNLETTCRELRDELEDAHSDTKRKKLTKRIKLIESFMQSENKPEWMILNVLPVLPPDLRPLVPLDGGRFATSDLNDLYRRVINRNNRLKRLLDLTAPDIIVRNEKRMLQESVDALLDNGRRGRAILGSNKRPLKSLADMIKGKQGRFRQNLLGKRVDYSGRSVITVGPYLRLHQCGLPKKMALELFKPFIYGKLESNGFATTIKSAKKMVEREESIVWDILDEVIHQHPVMLNRAPTLHRLGIQAFEPILIEGKAIQLHPLVCAAYNADFDGDQMAVHVPLTSEAQLEARSLMMSTNNILSPANGEPIIVPSQDVVLGLYYMTRDRINVSGENMILSSPQEAEKVYCLGIASLHARVKVRITEYIIGDNGELLPNTKIVDTTIGRAIFWMIVPKGLQFSLINKVLGKKSISKMLNTCYRVLGLQATVLFADQIMYIGFAYAARSGVSVGIDDMVIPDKKVDIINAAESEVAEIQDQFQSGLVTLGERYNKVIDIWATANERVAKAMMDNLSIEYVTDRYGQEVTQVSFNNIFMMADSGARGSAAQIRQLAGMRGLMAKPDGSIIETPITANFREGLNVLQYFISTHGARKGLADTALKTANSGYLTRRLVDVAQDLVVTEDDCGTSSGIVMSSVIEGGDVQETLRERVLGRVTAEDVLTAYNFKTSQDILIKRNTLLNEQLCDLLEEHAVDFVKVRSVVTCDTDFGVCAYCYGRDLARGQLVNRGEAIGVIAAQSIGEPGTQLTMRTFHIGGAAFRLATESSIQVKHSGRIRLSNVKFIVNDNGKLVIVSRNTEFKVVDEFFKTKESYKVPYGAIMEKGDGEKIISGEIVVYWDPHTMPIITEVTGFVRFLDMIVGQTIMRQTDELTGLSSMVILDASEKISGGSGKDLRPALKIVDEQGDDILVPGTDIPAQYFLPGRAIVQLLDGVKVTAGDILARVPHESIGTRDITGGLPRVADLFEARRPKEPAILAEISGIVSFGKETKGKHRLIISSLEEDINSTIDTYEEMIPKWRQLNVFEGEHVECGDVISDGPESPHDILRLRGVHAVTNYIVNEVQDVYRLQGVKINDKHIEVIIRQMLRKATITDPGDSEFLEGEQVEYARIKMINRRLSRDGKVKITFVRNLLGITKASLATESFISAASFQETTRVLTEASVSGKRDDLRGLKENVIVGRLIPAGTGYSYHQGRAKYRRNLCNDNLQNESSKITVDEASANLTELLNADLNDSRRISN